A section of the Veillonella criceti genome encodes:
- a CDS encoding xanthine phosphoribosyltransferase encodes MELLKKRIMEEGIVLNNRVLKVDSFLNHQIDPKLFVAIGKEIAARFKDKGIQRIVTIEASGIAVALQVAIEMDVPLVFARKKKSILMTDDVYHSVVYSYTKEENYDVTISKKFLPQGEKVLIIDDFLASGEAAMGLVKLVESAGDTVEGIAIVIEKSFQPGRERLERAGYDVQSLVRIAKFEDDHCVFIDE; translated from the coding sequence ATGGAATTGTTAAAAAAACGCATTATGGAGGAAGGCATTGTTTTAAACAATCGCGTCTTAAAAGTAGACAGCTTTTTGAATCATCAAATTGATCCTAAATTGTTTGTCGCTATTGGTAAGGAAATTGCGGCGCGCTTTAAAGATAAGGGCATTCAACGTATTGTGACCATTGAGGCTTCTGGTATTGCCGTCGCTTTGCAAGTTGCTATTGAGATGGATGTACCACTTGTATTTGCGCGCAAGAAAAAATCGATTCTTATGACGGACGATGTATATCATTCCGTAGTGTATTCCTATACTAAAGAAGAAAACTATGATGTGACGATTTCTAAGAAATTCTTACCACAAGGTGAGAAAGTTCTTATCATTGATGACTTCTTAGCTAGTGGGGAAGCGGCTATGGGGTTAGTTAAATTAGTAGAAAGCGCGGGCGATACCGTAGAAGGAATCGCTATTGTTATTGAAAAGTCCTTCCAACCTGGTCGTGAACGTTTAGAACGAGCTGGTTATGATGTACAGTCTTTAGTTCGGATTGCTAAATTTGAAGATGACCATTGTGTATTTATTGACGAGTAA
- the purF gene encoding amidophosphoribosyltransferase: MHYDSIFDKWHEECGVFGMYDRHLNVGNFTYWGLFALQHRGQESAGIAISDGSNIEVTKGMGLITEAIKQLPDVPGGFITSGHVRYSTTGSNNPKNIQPLVIHYQGGDMAVAHNGNLTNALDLRRELEGSGSIFQTTMDSEVIVNLIARSKAESTEERIVEAVRRIEGAFSLVISTNDKLIGVRDANGFRPLCLGKTEHGYVLSSETCALDAIKAEFVRHIDPGEMVIIDDSGVRSRLFVESEAAINKALCVFEYIYFARSDSEIDGQSVYQARLNMGRELARETKYEADLVMSIPDSGTTAALGYARESGIPFGEGLIKNRYMGRTFIKPDQAQRELAVRMKLNAVADVVKGKRIVLIDDSIVRGTTSGIIVRMLKEAGAKEIYMCVSSPAIEYPCHYGIDTSVRKELIAATHTTDQIREYIQADKLHYLSREGLCRAVSGVPEAELCFACFDGDYAVSVPEDQDEGGKYVLE, translated from the coding sequence ATGCATTACGACTCTATATTTGACAAGTGGCATGAAGAGTGTGGCGTATTTGGGATGTATGATCGCCATTTAAATGTAGGTAATTTCACCTATTGGGGCTTGTTTGCCTTGCAGCATCGCGGACAGGAAAGTGCCGGTATTGCTATTAGTGATGGATCTAATATTGAGGTTACTAAGGGCATGGGCCTTATTACCGAAGCCATTAAACAATTGCCTGATGTACCTGGTGGTTTCATTACGTCAGGCCATGTACGTTACTCTACAACGGGGTCTAATAATCCTAAAAATATCCAGCCTTTGGTTATTCATTATCAAGGCGGCGATATGGCAGTTGCTCATAATGGGAATTTAACTAATGCCTTAGATTTGCGCCGTGAACTAGAAGGTAGTGGGTCAATTTTCCAAACGACTATGGATTCGGAAGTTATTGTTAATTTGATTGCTCGTTCTAAAGCAGAAAGTACAGAGGAGCGCATTGTAGAAGCGGTGCGTCGTATTGAAGGGGCATTTTCTTTAGTTATTAGCACAAATGACAAACTGATTGGGGTTCGTGATGCTAATGGCTTTAGACCACTTTGTTTAGGCAAGACGGAACATGGGTATGTGTTGTCTTCTGAAACTTGTGCACTTGATGCGATAAAAGCAGAATTTGTGCGTCATATAGATCCCGGTGAAATGGTTATTATTGATGACAGTGGTGTACGAAGTCGTTTATTTGTAGAATCCGAAGCGGCTATTAATAAAGCTCTTTGCGTATTTGAATATATTTATTTTGCCCGTTCTGATAGTGAAATTGATGGCCAAAGTGTGTACCAAGCTCGTTTAAATATGGGACGCGAGTTAGCACGAGAAACTAAATATGAAGCAGATTTAGTTATGTCAATTCCTGACTCAGGCACAACGGCAGCGCTCGGCTATGCACGGGAATCAGGGATTCCTTTTGGCGAAGGATTGATTAAAAATCGCTATATGGGACGTACCTTTATTAAACCAGATCAAGCACAGCGAGAATTAGCTGTGCGCATGAAACTAAATGCAGTGGCTGATGTGGTGAAAGGTAAACGCATTGTTTTAATTGATGATTCGATTGTTCGCGGTACTACCAGTGGTATTATTGTGCGGATGTTAAAAGAAGCAGGCGCTAAAGAAATTTATATGTGTGTTAGCTCACCGGCTATTGAATATCCATGCCATTATGGAATTGATACATCCGTGCGTAAAGAGTTAATTGCAGCGACGCATACAACGGATCAAATTAGAGAGTATATCCAAGCGGATAAACTTCATTATTTAAGCCGTGAAGGCTTGTGCCGTGCAGTAAGTGGTGTACCAGAAGCAGAGCTGTGCTTTGCTTGTTTTGATGGCGATTATGCTGTAAGTGTTCCGGAAGACCAAGACGAGGGAGGAAAATATGTGCTCGAATAA
- the purC gene encoding phosphoribosylaminoimidazolesuccinocarboxamide synthase yields the protein MNMLYEGKAKQVFETENANEYLVHYKDDATAFNGEKKGTIHDKGVLNNKISSFFFELLAKEGVPNHFIKRLNDRDQLVKKLEILPLEVIVRNIIAGSLSKRLGIEEGTPCKRPILEFCYKNDDLGDPFINEDQILALGWATEEQVALVRKYAMQVNEILKKFLAEKKVTLVDFKLEFGLHNGEVLLGDEISPDTCRFWDSETNEKLDKDRFRRDLGNVEDAYKEMLFRLTGERA from the coding sequence ATGAACATGTTATATGAAGGTAAAGCAAAACAAGTATTTGAAACAGAAAACGCTAATGAATATTTAGTTCATTATAAAGATGATGCTACGGCATTTAATGGTGAAAAAAAGGGGACAATCCATGATAAAGGTGTTTTAAACAATAAAATATCCTCCTTCTTCTTTGAATTGTTGGCAAAAGAAGGGGTACCTAATCATTTCATTAAACGTCTTAATGATCGTGACCAATTAGTTAAAAAATTAGAAATTTTGCCATTAGAAGTTATTGTTCGTAATATTATTGCTGGTTCTTTGTCCAAACGTCTTGGCATTGAAGAAGGAACGCCTTGTAAACGCCCTATTCTTGAATTTTGCTATAAAAATGATGATTTAGGGGATCCTTTCATTAATGAAGATCAAATTTTAGCATTAGGTTGGGCCACTGAAGAACAAGTAGCGCTAGTTCGTAAATATGCTATGCAAGTTAATGAAATTCTTAAAAAATTCTTAGCTGAAAAGAAAGTTACCTTGGTTGATTTTAAATTAGAATTTGGCCTTCATAATGGTGAAGTATTGCTAGGCGATGAAATTTCCCCTGATACTTGCCGTTTCTGGGATAGCGAAACGAATGAAAAACTTGATAAAGATCGTTTCCGTCGCGACCTTGGCAATGTAGAAGATGCTTATAAAGAAATGTTATTCCGCCTAACTGGCGAACGTGCGTAA
- a CDS encoding YbjN domain-containing protein — protein sequence MNTKAEQFDQFLQERNVANWFTKEEHQDDVHSVVYRGYFDVAAQQLPLFVVLDDTVFNLVRLVVTTGAVPAEKQADVVAYLNELNGKFKIFKYYLGEDDNVVYMDISLPASKETFDPNLLVGLLLEVLEPHIKEYYPSILGKVLATEDSDTKEKGKKDKKDKVN from the coding sequence ATGAACACAAAAGCAGAACAATTTGATCAATTTTTACAAGAACGCAATGTGGCGAATTGGTTTACTAAAGAAGAACACCAAGATGATGTTCATTCCGTAGTATATCGTGGCTATTTTGATGTAGCAGCTCAACAGTTGCCATTGTTTGTAGTGTTAGATGATACTGTATTTAATTTGGTTCGTTTAGTGGTAACGACTGGGGCTGTACCGGCAGAAAAGCAAGCTGATGTAGTGGCGTATCTTAATGAATTAAATGGTAAATTTAAAATCTTCAAATACTATTTAGGGGAAGACGATAATGTCGTATATATGGATATTAGCTTGCCAGCGTCTAAAGAAACATTTGATCCTAATTTATTAGTTGGCCTTTTGTTAGAAGTATTAGAACCTCACATTAAAGAATATTACCCAAGCATTCTTGGTAAAGTGTTAGCTACAGAAGATTCAGATACTAAAGAAAAAGGTAAAAAAGATAAGAAAGATAAAGTAAACTAA
- the purE gene encoding 5-(carboxyamino)imidazole ribonucleotide mutase has product MKVGIVMGSDSDLGVMKKAADVLKEFGIDYEMVIASAHRTPEEVKKFVTRLEAEGAIAFIAGAGAAAHLPGVIASFTVLPVIGVPLNATALKGIDALLAIVQMPSGMPVATMAVDGAKNAALFAVQIGAAQNADLKAQYKVYREDMAKAVIAKNEKLQATLNK; this is encoded by the coding sequence ATGAAAGTTGGCATTGTAATGGGTAGTGACTCTGATTTAGGAGTTATGAAAAAAGCGGCAGACGTACTGAAAGAGTTTGGTATTGATTATGAAATGGTTATTGCATCGGCTCATCGTACGCCAGAAGAAGTAAAAAAATTTGTAACTCGCTTAGAAGCTGAAGGTGCTATTGCCTTTATTGCAGGAGCTGGAGCGGCTGCTCATTTACCTGGGGTTATTGCTAGTTTCACTGTATTGCCTGTTATAGGTGTACCTTTAAATGCTACGGCCTTAAAAGGTATAGACGCTCTATTAGCGATTGTGCAAATGCCGTCCGGTATGCCTGTTGCTACTATGGCTGTTGATGGCGCTAAAAATGCGGCTTTATTTGCAGTACAAATTGGGGCTGCTCAAAATGCTGATTTAAAAGCGCAGTATAAAGTGTATCGTGAAGATATGGCAAAAGCAGTGATTGCGAAGAATGAAAAATTACAAGCAACATTAAATAAATAA